Proteins co-encoded in one Methylomonas albis genomic window:
- the lexA gene encoding transcriptional repressor LexA, whose protein sequence is MKPLTDRQQDILNFIERSLVQDGFPPTIAEIAAAFGVRSTNSIRGHLQALARKGAIELVPAASRGIRLLKPTPNPDQGLPLIGRVAAGQPILAEEHIEGYCRLGPELFDHRADYLLRVQGLSMRNAGILDGDLLAVQRTPEARNGQIVVARIHDEATVKRLRLEGSKAFLEPANPDFAAIEVDLQREALVIEGVVVGVIRSGL, encoded by the coding sequence ATGAAACCACTTACCGACCGCCAACAAGACATTCTGAACTTCATCGAGCGCAGCCTGGTGCAGGACGGCTTTCCGCCGACTATCGCCGAAATTGCCGCGGCCTTTGGTGTGCGCTCCACCAACAGTATTCGTGGCCATTTGCAGGCCCTGGCGCGCAAAGGTGCCATCGAGCTGGTACCGGCCGCATCGCGCGGCATTCGTTTACTGAAACCCACGCCCAATCCGGATCAAGGCCTGCCGCTGATTGGTCGAGTGGCGGCGGGCCAGCCGATTCTGGCCGAAGAACATATCGAAGGCTATTGCCGCCTGGGCCCGGAATTGTTCGATCACCGCGCCGATTACCTACTCAGGGTACAAGGCTTGAGCATGCGCAACGCCGGCATTCTGGATGGCGATTTACTAGCCGTGCAACGCACCCCGGAAGCACGTAACGGCCAGATCGTGGTCGCCCGGATACACGACGAAGCCACCGTGAAGCGCTTACGACTGGAGGGAAGCAAAGCCTTTCTGGAACCCGCCAACCCGGATTTCGCAGCAATAGAAGTAGACTTGCAACGCGAAGCTTTGGTCATCGAGGGCGTGGTGGTCGGCGTCATTCGTAGCGGATTATGA
- a CDS encoding MBOAT family O-acyltransferase gives MLFNSYTFILAFLPVTLLIFFILGRYAGRRVAISWMVAASLFFYGWWNPAYLGLIVASILFNYSIGTILGDERRQTSTRYRTFVFAVVVNLAVLGYYKYANFFLENLNVVLGVGYVHADIILPLGISFFTFTQIAFLVDAYRGEAREYNFLHYALFVTYFPHLIAGPVLHHKEMMPQFGQKSIFHFDALNFSSGLSYFVLGLFKKVIIADSIASLGSPIFAAAAKGQPILALDAWGGALSYTFQLYFDFSGYSDMAIGLALMMGVRLPLNFNSPYKAVNIIDFWRRWHMTLSRFLRDYLYISLGGNKKGSIRRYSNLLITMLLGGLWHGAGWTFIIWGALHGLFLIINHGWRALRQQLGHDLNSSSRLGRSLSNILTFLAVLVGWVYFRSNDVASAHRILDSLFSPSNFRLSPFYADLVMQSSLGRWVGITGITVSAEMVLLSTLTVIAGITFCSPNTQEIMGRFYFAPCGCKENTASYPSGIWLPTLRWACLISVATVWSLLGLTQISEFLYFQF, from the coding sequence ATGCTTTTCAACTCTTACACGTTTATCCTGGCTTTTTTGCCGGTAACGCTACTGATATTTTTTATCCTAGGGCGGTATGCAGGGCGCCGAGTGGCCATCAGTTGGATGGTGGCGGCCTCGCTGTTTTTTTACGGGTGGTGGAACCCTGCCTACCTTGGGCTGATTGTTGCGTCAATTTTGTTTAACTACTCAATAGGAACCATACTTGGCGATGAACGCCGCCAAACTAGCACTCGCTATCGCACGTTCGTGTTTGCCGTGGTGGTGAATTTGGCGGTATTGGGTTATTACAAGTACGCGAATTTCTTTCTGGAGAATCTCAATGTCGTATTGGGAGTCGGTTATGTCCATGCCGACATAATTCTGCCCTTGGGTATTTCCTTTTTTACATTTACTCAAATTGCCTTCCTGGTAGATGCCTATCGAGGCGAGGCGCGAGAATACAATTTTTTGCATTACGCCTTGTTTGTTACTTATTTCCCGCACTTGATTGCTGGTCCCGTATTACATCACAAGGAAATGATGCCGCAGTTTGGACAAAAGAGCATTTTTCATTTTGATGCCCTGAATTTCTCCTCAGGATTGAGTTACTTCGTGCTGGGCTTGTTCAAAAAAGTCATCATTGCCGACAGCATCGCCAGTCTTGGTTCACCGATATTTGCGGCCGCAGCCAAAGGCCAACCGATTTTGGCATTGGATGCCTGGGGTGGGGCTTTGTCATATACATTTCAATTGTATTTCGACTTTTCCGGCTACTCGGACATGGCGATTGGTTTGGCTTTGATGATGGGCGTACGCTTACCATTGAATTTCAACTCACCCTACAAAGCCGTCAATATCATTGATTTCTGGCGCCGCTGGCACATGACGCTTTCTCGCTTTTTACGTGACTATTTATACATTTCGCTCGGCGGCAATAAAAAAGGCTCCATCCGCAGATACTCAAATTTATTGATTACAATGTTGCTTGGCGGCCTCTGGCATGGTGCAGGTTGGACCTTCATCATCTGGGGCGCGCTGCATGGTTTGTTTTTAATCATCAATCACGGATGGCGTGCTCTACGCCAGCAGTTAGGGCACGATCTAAACTCATCCAGTCGACTGGGTCGTAGCCTCTCCAATATACTGACATTCTTGGCGGTGTTAGTAGGCTGGGTCTATTTTCGCTCCAACGATGTTGCGTCCGCCCATCGCATCCTGGATAGCTTGTTTTCCCCGTCGAATTTTCGACTGTCACCATTTTATGCGGATTTAGTGATGCAGTCATCGCTGGGACGTTGGGTTGGCATCACAGGTATTACCGTTAGTGCGGAAATGGTATTGCTGTCAACGCTAACCGTTATAGCCGGCATTACTTTTTGCTCCCCCAACACCCAGGAAATCATGGGGCGCTTCTACTTTGCCCCATGTGGTTGCAAGGAAAATACCGCATCGTATCCCTCCGGCATCTGGTTACCTACTTTACGTTGGGCCTGCTTGATCAGCGTGGCGACGGTTTGGTCTTTGCTTGGCCTGACGCAAATCAGCGAGTTTTTGTACTTCCAGTTCTAA